The genomic DNA AAGCCACGACGCTCTTTTTATGAACGTCCAGGCCACAAACGTGAGAATAAACCACATCCATAAAAAACAACTCCTTAGCGGCTTTAGTTTTGAAGGGCTGGTGCAACAACCATAAGGGGTTATTCTATCCTGCGTGCTTCCCTAAAAGGGAGCAACAATCTATGGTGCACCTGGTCGTTGTGGTCTGTCTACTTGTCGGGCTCGAGGCACCAAGGTAGTAGCGACCTGCCTTCACCAGCCGCGTACTGATTATATCATAAGGGCATTTTCATCTTCTGCTGGTGCCGCATTTGTTGCGGCATGGGGGTCTACTACTTGGTTTTTCTTCTCCCCGCGCGTATGAACCAAATACGGCTGCATTCACAACATCGTTCTTTTTAAGCAAAGGCACTATTTTTTCTTTTAGATCCGCAAAATTCATAATCGCCACCTCTGGCGCTGGAAATTGCTGACTTTCGAATATATTATACCATATTATAGCCGACCTATACGGCAATGTCATCAATTTTCTTGACTTTCTCATTTTCTGGAATAGAATTTTGTTAAGGGCTTTATATCAAAGGGGGAATCGAAAATGCCCAGAGAACTTATCGAAATCGACCGCGAAAAGCTGAAGGCCTATGTGACAGAAAAACTTTACCGTTTCGACGAAATCGCCGGAGTATATCTTTTCGGCTCCGCCGTCGACAAAATGAGGCCTGAAAGCGACATAGATTTAGGGATAATAACGATTCCCGGGGCAGCAAGCTCTGAAAAGGAACTCGAACTTTTTTTGGAAAGGCTGCACCTTGCCTTGAGGAATTTCGAAGGGCATCCCTTTGACCTTGTTTCAGTAGCACACGCTAACGTAATCCTTGCTTTCGAAATTCTGCGGCATGGAATACCGATATTCATAAAAGACGATGATGTGGTTTCAGACCTCATAGAGAAGGTCAGCCGTAAATACGCCGACGTATACCCGAGGTATAAAAAGGCTCTAGAATTGATAGTTGGAGTGAATGGCGATGAAGAATGCAAAAAGTCTGACCATGCACACTAAAAATTCATAAATGCCATCTTCCGGAAGCCGGTCGGAGAGCTCGCCCGCACCCGCCCGACTTTTTTGTTTTAGTTGACTTTTTATCTAAATATGATATCATATATAGTGTCATTATTTCTCTTATCCTCTGGAGGTATTATATGAGTTATTATGAAAAACTTTATTTTAAGATTAAAAATAATCCCAAAGATGTAATGTTCGATGAGCTTCGGACTCTCATGACAAAAGTTGGAGGTTTTAATGATAGACCCGGGAAAGGCGATCACTGGATTTTTACACATCCAGATTTTCCAGATATAAGAATTGTTATAGATACGAGAGGTGGGCGTAAGCCTTTAAAACCTATTTATGTTAAAAAATGTATGAAATATTTTGATGAAGTGAACCCGCATTTCAAGGAGGTAAAGAATAATGAGTGAAAATTACAAATATGGCCTGAAGATAAGTGTATTGACTGAAGAAGATGGTGGAGGATTTTTTGTAGAAGTTCCCGACCTTCCAGGCTGCATGGCTGACGGTGATACTCTTGAAGAAGCTATAAAAAATGCAAAAGAGGCTATAGAATCATGGATCGAAGCAGCAAAGGCCGAAGGCAGACCTATCCCTGAACCTACTTTTTATAAAGATGAAGAGGATTATAGCGGCAGATTAACAGTAAGAATCCCAAAAAAGCTTCATAAAGAATTGGTTGAAATTGCGCAGGAGCAAGGTGTTAGTTTGAATCAACTAATACTATATGCACTTTCCAAAGAAGTCGGGCGTAAAGAAACTTCGGTAACCATTGATATTGGTGTTTGATTCTGCCTCCGGACATAAGAATAAGAATAAGAGATAAGAAATTAAATGACTCACCCCAGGCAAATTCATGATAAAGCCGGTTAAGCTCCATAGGCCCTGCCGCACAGCCTAAAAATGCAAAAATACCACCTTCCCGAAGCCGGTCGGAGAGCTTTCTCGCTCCCGGCCGGTTTTTTTGTTTTTTTCCGCTGCCGGATATAATGAAAGTGAAATTGCAAGCGAAAGGAGGTGAAACAGATGGCGGTTATCGCAACTCCCGTGGACGCCACATTGCAGGTTGTGGTCCAGACCGGGACCGACGAAGGCGGAAGGCCCGTAACAAGGACCAGGTCCTTCAGGAACCTGAAGCCTTCCGCCGTGGACGACGACGTGATGGCGGTGGCAAAGGCCTTCGCCGACCTTCAGTCCCACCCGGTGGACTCCATCGTAAAGGTGGTGGAAATCGCCCTGACCGAGGAGTAACGAAAGCCGGTAATTCGTAAGGAAGGAGGTGAAACGGATGGCAAAGACCTTAGAGCTCAGCTTCCAAAACGAGGCTGGTAAAACCTCGAGGATTCAAATCGCCGACCCGAAGGAAAACTTGACTCCCGAGGAAGTGCAGCCGGTAATGGACCTGGTGGTCGCAAAGAACATCTTCTCAACGAGCGGCGGTGACATCGTAAAAGCCCTCGGGGCCAGGATAATCATAAGAGACGCCGTGGAAATAATATCCGCCGGATAATTCTCCCCCGGGCTTTCGCCCGGGGCTTTAATTTAACCTGAAGGAGGTGCGACAATGGAAGAACTGATAGCTCAGGTTGCCAACGTGGGCTTTCCCATCGTGGTTTCTATATATCTCCTCGTGCGCATAGAATCCAAGATGGAGAGCCTCACGGTCAGCATCCACGAGCTTTCAAAGGTTATAGAAGGACTGAAAATCCCAAAATAAGCTTTGGAGCGCCTAATACCGCCTGCTGGGAAGGGCGCTCTTTAAAAAGGCGGACAAAAATAGCCCAGCTGCCCAAACAGCAAGTTACGGTTTGGGCAAGAGGATAAAGGACATGGAAAGGCAATACCCTCGCTTTATAGTGGTTCACCATACCGCAGGGCATGACGTTTCGGCCTTAGAGATAAACAGGATGCACGCCGCAAGGGGTTACGGCATAAAGATATCGGAGCCCCATTCCCTGGTAGAAGAATACCGAAAACGGGGTTTCCCCTGCGAAGGCGAAGCTGCCGTAGTGAGCATCGGCTACCACTACCTTATAAGGGCCGACGGCACCGTGGAAAGGGGCAGGCCTGACTTTGCCCCTGGGGCCCACTGCGCCGCTGCGGGGATGAACTCAAGGGCTATAGGCATAGCCCTCACGGGTAACTTTTCTTCCAAAGACAACCCTGAAGGCAAAAAAGGCCATACCACACCTACGCCAGCCCAAATCAAAGCCTTGAAGGAGCTTATATTCTTTTTGATGGACGTCTACTTCATACCCCCGCAGTCGGTGCAGAAGCACTCGGAAGTCATAGGGGCGAAAACCGAATGTCCAGGTGACAGGTTTTCCTTTTCTTTTTGGTCTTGACAGCGAACGTTTGTTTGGTTATAATTGTCTTAAAGTTCCGCCTTCGCCAAAATCTGGAGGTGTTGTAATTGAACATGGAGACTTTTTTACATTCGGGCATCGCGGCTTTAGTGCCCGTTTACGAAAATGGCCAGGGAAACGTCACCCAGCTCATTACTTCCGACGGAGGAGAACACCTCATACCGAAAACGGTAAAGACAGTCTTAAAAAGGGTAGCCAGGACTTACGGGGCCGACCTTTCCGCCCTTCGGAAGAATTACGGAAAGGCTGTAAACCGGAAAAATTACGTGCCTATTCCCCTTTCTTCCTCTTTAATCCTTATCCCTGTAAAGTTCCGGGAAAGGCCTTTGAGCGAAAACGACGGAACAGTAGGATACCTTTCTTACTACGAGATACGCGATATCTCGGAAGAAGGTGCGAGCAGCCGGGTCACGCTTTCAAGCGGAAAAGAACTCAAAATATTGCTCGCCAAAGCGACCTTCATGGAATACATTAAAGACGCAAAGCTCATCGCGGGACTCTATGAAGAAAGGCATAAAACAGGCAATCATCGCATCAGCGAAGATAAATTGGCTTACGGAGAAAAAGAGCATCTCAGGGAGGAACTCGTAAAACTCCTCCTTCAAATTCTAGCAAAAGGCGGCGGGTTTTGACCGCCGCTTATGTTTTTCGTCATTCTTTCCTCACACCGACAAGCTCAATTATTTTTGATGCTATTTCGTAGTTCGGGAGCACGAATTCCGCACCTTTTCGGTCTATGGCCGCTTTTGGCATCCCAAAAATCACAGCGGTTTCGGGCGATTCGGCTATGGTCCTGCCGCCGGATTTCCTTATCTTTACCATGGCATCGGCTCCGTCGTCGCCCATGCCCGTCATAAGGACTCCTATAGTGTCTTTGTCGAAGATCGAAAGGACTGACTCCATGGTGACATCCGCCGACGGCATGAAACGGTGCTTAGGACTGTCGGTGAGCACTATCTTCTTTTTCTTTCCTTCTTCTGTCACCAGGAGGTTGTAACCGCCTTTGCCGACATAACATACGCCGGGCTTTATCTCCATGCCGTCTTCTGCCTCGATTACCTTAATCGCACATTGCTCGTCTAGCCTTTTTGCAAAAGGGCCCGTAAAGGCCGGAGGCATGTGCTGCACGAGAAACACCGCCGCGTTAAGGCGTGCGGGCAGATAGGGGAGCACTTTCATAATGGATTTTGGGCCTCCTGTTGATATTCCTATGACCACAGCCTTCATATCGCCGTCGGACAAAATGTATTCTTCGGGCATCTTCACCGGACTTTCATTAAAAGACCCTATCGTCCTTGCCCCCGCTTTTACCTTGGCGATTAGCTCCTCTTCGAAATCCTTTAATCCTGGTCTCACCCCTTGAGGCTTTGCCACAAAATCGAAGGCGCCAAGTTCCAGGGCCTTCAAAGTCACATCAGCCCCTTTTTTCGTCTCGGAAGAGAGCATCAACACATTCCCAAGCTTTTTCTCCTTAATCTTTTCCAGGGCCGAGAGTCCGTCCATCCCCGGCATGTTTACGTCCATCGTTATGACATCCGGGCGAAGCTTCTCTGCTTTTTCCAATGCTTCGCTCCCGTTTTTTGCCGTATCGACCACCTTTATATACGGGTCTTTTTCGAGCACGTCCTTTATAATAAGCCTCATCAAGGCGGAGTCGTCTACCACGAGCACTTTTATCATGCTTTTCACCTCAAAAGTCCGTCAATTTCGATGTTATTTTTTCAAGTAATCCCCCAAAGCCCTGTCGGTCTTTTTTATATGGTTTATGAGCCAATCAACCAGGAAGCCGTTCATCTTCACGACGAGGTCAACCGTCGGGCCGGTTTGTTCGAGCTTTCCTTTAAATTCTTCGAATTTCTTTATGAAAATTTCATGCTGGTTTTTATGCCCATCATAACCCGGGTAGCTTTCCGCCTTCATTATTTTCTCTTCTTCGCCGAAATGCATTACCACGTAATCCCCGAGAAAACCGATGACCTTCTCAACCTCCTGTTTACCTTTTCCTTTTGTGCAGGCTTCCATAAGGTCATTCACCCGCTTGAAAAGTTCCTTGTGCTGTTCGTCTATCGTTTCAATTCCCGTCGAAAGGTCTTCCGTCCACTTTATCGCCATCAATATCCCTCCTTTACGATAATATTCGCCAAAAAAATCACCTTTTCCTTCCGGTTTATGCTAGAGCTTCATAAATATACCTGTGGCAAAATTTTCTTGACAGCTCTTGGTGGCAAATTATAGAATAGTACTAGCATTTTGACGCAATATTCGACAAAATATCGCCGAAAAAGGCAAACCTGTCGAAAGGCAGGGGCGCAAAGCCATGGGCCTACGGCTCTTTAAAAGGGCTACGGTCGCCAGGCTGCCGGCTCGATAAAGCTAGCAGCCTTTTTACCACAGGCTGCATTTTTTAATTCAACTCTTTTATTCTTTCGAAAGGGGGTTTTAGGATTGGAAAAGATGGTCATTTTTGGTCTGGGGAAAGAACTGTACGGAATGGACATTTTTGAGCTGAAAGAGATTATAAGGATGGCTGAAATAACCCGCATACCTAAGGCACCTTCCTTCATAGAAGGGGTCATAAACTTGCGCGGAAAAATAATCCCGGTCATCGACTTGAAAAAGAAGCTGGGAATATATGGAAATGAAAATCCGGAAGAGAAAAGGATACTGGTGACCGATGTAGGTGGACAGACTGCAGGGCTCGTAGTGGACTATGTTCACGAAGTAGCAGATGTTGAGGATAAGGATATAGAGCCACCCCCTGCCGTGCTCGAAATCGAAGGCCGGTTCATAAAAGGCCTTGCAAAGATGGGAGAAAGGATTGTAGTCCTCCTTAAAGCCGATGAAATATTGAGCCTAAAGGAAAAACAAGAGCTGGAAAATTTAGCGAAAGAGGGGATGCAAGGATGAAGCTATTTAAAAGAAAGAGTGCAGGCTTTGAAGGCACGAGGAAAGGTTCGATAAGGGCAAGGCTCGTTACCCTTTTTCTCACAATATCTCTTTTACCCCTTGTTGCCTTGAGCATATTTAACTTTACCGTTTCGCGCAATACCTTAATGCGGACGGTGGACCGGGAGCTGTTGAGTAAAGCCTCCCATACAGCCGACACTTTGGAGTGGTGGATAGGAGAAAAGATAAAGATGGTCGAGGCCATTGCAGAAAACCCTGTGGTAAAAAGCGGGGATATAAAGAGCTTGGTAGAGTTGCTTAAGACTATTCAGCCCATGGTTTCGGACGTCCAGACATTATGGTACGCCACGCCTGATGGAAAGGTCTACTCTTACGTGAACGAGGACGTTACTTCCCCGGCAGGAGATATAAACGACCGAAAGTACTTTAAGGACCTGCTTGCGACAGGGAGGACGGTAGTCTCTGAGGTCTTGGTGGACAAATTCACTGGCAACAAAATTGTAGTCATAGCTTCTCCAGTAAAGGGTTCTAACGGTATAAGCGGCATAGTAGGCGCCGATATAAGCGTCGATATTTTAAGCCAGCTTGTGAACTCGGTAAAATACGCCGATACAGGCTACGCCTTCATAGCGGACAAAACCGGCCTCGTCATCGCCCACCCCGACCAGAGCAAGGTCATGACCCTAAATATCACCAATTCCGGGTCCGAGTCATTGAATAAGGTGGGTCAGCGCATGATAAGGGGAGAAGAGGCCGCAGTGCATTACGAATTTGACAATGTGGAAAAGCTCGCAGCCATTTCTCCTGTCGCTTTTACTGGCTGGTCGGTGTGCGTGACCGCACCTACTTCGGAAATATATAAAGGCCTTGAAGGTTTCATTTTCAACACTCTTTTAGTAATGGCGGCAGCGGCAGCGATAATAATCCTGGCATCCCTTGCCTTCAGCCGACAGATATCCACGCCTCTTGCAAGGCTCAGCAAGGTGGCAGACACCATAGCGATGGGCGACATGAGAGTTGATGTGCCCACTAACTTTTTTGGCGAATTCGGGGCTCTGGCCGTGTCGCTGAAGAGAATGGTTGAAAACACGAAAAGTGTAATAGAGGCGTTGAAGACATCGATAGAAAATCTCGAGGTTGCTGCCAGAGACATATCCCAGGGGGCTCAGGACACCGCCCAGGCAGCCGAGCAGGTAGCAGAGACTATAAACCAGATTTCTCAAGGTGCCCAGGACATGGCTCAAAATGCGGAAAACATTTCGGCCGCAGTTGAAAATTCGACAAAAGGAATCGAAACTTTGGTGGAAAATATCGGGTTAATACGCCAGAACACCACCGAAACTGCGCATAACACCGAAGAAGGGGACAAAACCATGCAGGAGCTCATAAGCAAGATGGACCTCGTATCATCCAAAGCAGAAGACATAAAGTCCGCAATGGCAGGCTTGTTCGGACACGCCAAGGAAATCTCCGGCATAACCGACATAATAACCGGAATCGCCGAACAGACTAACCTCCTTGCCCTCAACGCAGCCATAGAAGCGGCAAGAGCGGGCGAAGCCGGAAGGGGCTTTGCGGTAGTCGCCGAGGAGATAAGGAAATTGGCTGAGCAGTCGAGCCAGCAGGCCGGCGAGATAAACAGAATAGTGAAAAAGGTCGTGGAAAACATCGAGAATTCCAACAAAGTAACAGAGGAAGTGGTAGGCTTGATAGTGGAGCAGGCTTCCATCGGCGGCGAGGCTATGTCTCAGTTTAGGAAAATTGCCGACGGAGCACGGAAGGTGTCGGAACTTCTGAAGGAAATAGAAGAAAAGGCCAAAGCAGTAGGCGAAAACAGCAGGAAAATAAGCGAGGAAGTGGCCAATGCTGCCGCCATTTCCGAGGAAAACGCGGCATCTTCCGAAGAAATCGCCGCATCGGCCCAGGAGATGAGCTCGGCAGCCCAGACGATAAGCTCAAGTGCGAGCAGGTTAGTTGCCCTTGCGGAGGACCTGAAAAAGGAAAGCGAAAGATTTATTATATAATATAAGCTCGATGCCCCCATCCCCTGAAGGGGGATAAGGGGGCATCCTCAATTAAAGGAGGATCTTGTAAAATTGAAGCTTCCCACGACATATCTAAAACCAGGGATGAAACTGGAAAAGCCGGTGTACGGAAGCTGTGGCGAACTTCTTTTAAACCGCAACATAGTCCTAACAAAGCGCTACATAGAAGCTTTAAAGAAGAACAACGTACTCGTAGTCGAGGTAGAAGGGCCTGTGCCTTTAAAGGAAGTGGAAGTCAAAGAAGAGCTCTCCGCGGCAATAAGGGCAGGTGCAATGCAGCAGCTTTATTCCTTCGTAAATAGGAAAGACATGTCCATCATCAGCATAAAAGAGTCCGTAGAGGTACTTCTTGAAGAAATCCTGTCGGGCAGGGAGGTCATAGACCAGTTGGTGGACCTATGCTCTCTCGACATGTATACTTTCGCCCACTCGGTTGATGTGTGCGTGCTCTCGCTTCTTGCAGGCATAAAACTCGGCTTTAAAAGGGAAAAGCTCCTCGCATTAGGGGTAGGGGCCATTTTGCACGACCTGGGAAAAACTCTCATCAAGCCGGAGATTTTAAATAAACCCGGTAAACTGACGCAGCAGGAATTCGAGGCCGTGATGACCCATCCTCTGAAGGGCTGGAAGCTTGTAGAAGAAAGGGAAGGGGATGCCATTCACCCCCGCTCAAAAAAAATTATCTTAAACCACCACGAAAGGTATGACGGCAGCGGCTACCCGAGGAAGCTCAAGGCTGGGGAAATAGACCTCTTCTCTGCCATCTGCGCAGTATCCGATGTGTATAACGCCATGACCACAGACAGAGTCTACCGGAAGGCCTTCCCGGCTCACGAAGTTTACGAGATGCTCCTTGCCTCGTGCAATTCAAAATTTGACAAAGAGGCGGTAAACGCTCTTTTGTCCTGCATAAAGCCCTACCCCGTGGGCACAATGGTAAAGCTAAGCAACGGCAAAGTCGCCTGCGTGGTATCCCAAAACGACTCCCTCCCCTTCAGGCCTAAAGTCAAGGTGTTGCCTTCAGGGGAAATATGCGATTTAGAAAGAGAGCTCTCCGTGGTGATAGAGAAAGTACTTTCTCCGGAGGAAATGAGGCAGCTCATCTCCTAAAGCTCAACTAATATCCACGTCAATCGCGAGCACTCCCATTATCCGACCTCCGTCTCCTATAATAGGCGCAGAAACAGTCACCGTCATGCGATTTGAGGCGATGTCTATATACGGTTTTGAGATGTACACCTGACCCTTAACCGCCTTTTGGAACCAGGGCCTGAAAGCCAGGTTTTTAATCGGAAGTTCGCCGGTAGAAAACTTCACATTTCCTTCTTCGTCCAAGAGCACGATTTCCAGCACGGCGGGATTTTCCCGTCTTATTTTTTCAAAATTCTCAGGCCAAACCTTTTCCTCTCCATTAACTACAAAGCTTTCTCCAGCGAGTTTTATTAATTTTTCCTTCACAAATTCTACTTTTTGCATCACTTCATCCGAAAGCCTGAAATTTCTGCTGTACATTTCGGAAATCTCCATGAATTCGCCCGCCATGCGGCTGAGTTTTGATGCCTCATCGGTTATAGCCCTCACCA from Caldanaerovirga acetigignens includes the following:
- a CDS encoding methyl-accepting chemotaxis protein — protein: MKLFKRKSAGFEGTRKGSIRARLVTLFLTISLLPLVALSIFNFTVSRNTLMRTVDRELLSKASHTADTLEWWIGEKIKMVEAIAENPVVKSGDIKSLVELLKTIQPMVSDVQTLWYATPDGKVYSYVNEDVTSPAGDINDRKYFKDLLATGRTVVSEVLVDKFTGNKIVVIASPVKGSNGISGIVGADISVDILSQLVNSVKYADTGYAFIADKTGLVIAHPDQSKVMTLNITNSGSESLNKVGQRMIRGEEAAVHYEFDNVEKLAAISPVAFTGWSVCVTAPTSEIYKGLEGFIFNTLLVMAAAAAIIILASLAFSRQISTPLARLSKVADTIAMGDMRVDVPTNFFGEFGALAVSLKRMVENTKSVIEALKTSIENLEVAARDISQGAQDTAQAAEQVAETINQISQGAQDMAQNAENISAAVENSTKGIETLVENIGLIRQNTTETAHNTEEGDKTMQELISKMDLVSSKAEDIKSAMAGLFGHAKEISGITDIITGIAEQTNLLALNAAIEAARAGEAGRGFAVVAEEIRKLAEQSSQQAGEINRIVKKVVENIENSNKVTEEVVGLIVEQASIGGEAMSQFRKIADGARKVSELLKEIEEKAKAVGENSRKISEEVANAAAISEENAASSEEIAASAQEMSSAAQTISSSASRLVALAEDLKKESERFII
- a CDS encoding DUF1659 domain-containing protein is translated as MAVIATPVDATLQVVVQTGTDEGGRPVTRTRSFRNLKPSAVDDDVMAVAKAFADLQSHPVDSIVKVVEIALTEE
- a CDS encoding competence protein ComK, which gives rise to MNMETFLHSGIAALVPVYENGQGNVTQLITSDGGEHLIPKTVKTVLKRVARTYGADLSALRKNYGKAVNRKNYVPIPLSSSLILIPVKFRERPLSENDGTVGYLSYYEIRDISEEGASSRVTLSSGKELKILLAKATFMEYIKDAKLIAGLYEERHKTGNHRISEDKLAYGEKEHLREELVKLLLQILAKGGGF
- a CDS encoding cache domain-containing protein, with protein sequence MDKIGNLVSEQEEKVQKVLQTSEKMAAVSQETAAGVEEIAASSQEQKNMVRAITDEASKLSRMAGEFMEISEMYSRNFRLSDEVMQKVEFVKEKLIKLAGESFVVNGEEKVWPENFEKIRRENPAVLEIVLLDEEGNVKFSTGELPIKNLAFRPWFQKAVKGQVYISKPYIDIASNRMTVTVSAPIIGDGGRIMGVLAIDVDIS
- a CDS encoding chemotaxis protein CheW is translated as MVIFGLGKELYGMDIFELKEIIRMAEITRIPKAPSFIEGVINLRGKIIPVIDLKKKLGIYGNENPEEKRILVTDVGGQTAGLVVDYVHEVADVEDKDIEPPPAVLEIEGRFIKGLAKMGERIVVLLKADEILSLKEKQELENLAKEGMQG
- a CDS encoding protein-glutamate methylesterase/protein-glutamine glutaminase; this translates as MIKVLVVDDSALMRLIIKDVLEKDPYIKVVDTAKNGSEALEKAEKLRPDVITMDVNMPGMDGLSALEKIKEKKLGNVLMLSSETKKGADVTLKALELGAFDFVAKPQGVRPGLKDFEEELIAKVKAGARTIGSFNESPVKMPEEYILSDGDMKAVVIGISTGGPKSIMKVLPYLPARLNAAVFLVQHMPPAFTGPFAKRLDEQCAIKVIEAEDGMEIKPGVCYVGKGGYNLLVTEEGKKKKIVLTDSPKHRFMPSADVTMESVLSIFDKDTIGVLMTGMGDDGADAMVKIRKSGGRTIAESPETAVIFGMPKAAIDRKGAEFVLPNYEIASKIIELVGVRKE
- a CDS encoding YvrJ family protein; its protein translation is MEELIAQVANVGFPIVVSIYLLVRIESKMESLTVSIHELSKVIEGLKIPK
- a CDS encoding DUF2922 domain-containing protein; the protein is MAKTLELSFQNEAGKTSRIQIADPKENLTPEEVQPVMDLVVAKNIFSTSGGDIVKALGARIIIRDAVEIISAG
- a CDS encoding bacteriohemerythrin is translated as MAIKWTEDLSTGIETIDEQHKELFKRVNDLMEACTKGKGKQEVEKVIGFLGDYVVMHFGEEEKIMKAESYPGYDGHKNQHEIFIKKFEEFKGKLEQTGPTVDLVVKMNGFLVDWLINHIKKTDRALGDYLKK
- a CDS encoding nucleotidyltransferase domain-containing protein, with the protein product MPRELIEIDREKLKAYVTEKLYRFDEIAGVYLFGSAVDKMRPESDIDLGIITIPGAASSEKELELFLERLHLALRNFEGHPFDLVSVAHANVILAFEILRHGIPIFIKDDDVVSDLIEKVSRKYADVYPRYKKALELIVGVNGDEECKKSDHAH
- a CDS encoding HD-GYP domain-containing protein, translated to MKLPTTYLKPGMKLEKPVYGSCGELLLNRNIVLTKRYIEALKKNNVLVVEVEGPVPLKEVEVKEELSAAIRAGAMQQLYSFVNRKDMSIISIKESVEVLLEEILSGREVIDQLVDLCSLDMYTFAHSVDVCVLSLLAGIKLGFKREKLLALGVGAILHDLGKTLIKPEILNKPGKLTQQEFEAVMTHPLKGWKLVEEREGDAIHPRSKKIILNHHERYDGSGYPRKLKAGEIDLFSAICAVSDVYNAMTTDRVYRKAFPAHEVYEMLLASCNSKFDKEAVNALLSCIKPYPVGTMVKLSNGKVACVVSQNDSLPFRPKVKVLPSGEICDLERELSVVIEKVLSPEEMRQLIS
- a CDS encoding peptidoglycan recognition protein family protein; the encoded protein is MERQYPRFIVVHHTAGHDVSALEINRMHAARGYGIKISEPHSLVEEYRKRGFPCEGEAAVVSIGYHYLIRADGTVERGRPDFAPGAHCAAAGMNSRAIGIALTGNFSSKDNPEGKKGHTTPTPAQIKALKELIFFLMDVYFIPPQSVQKHSEVIGAKTECPGDRFSFSFWS
- a CDS encoding type II toxin-antitoxin system HicB family antitoxin, encoding MSENYKYGLKISVLTEEDGGGFFVEVPDLPGCMADGDTLEEAIKNAKEAIESWIEAAKAEGRPIPEPTFYKDEEDYSGRLTVRIPKKLHKELVEIAQEQGVSLNQLILYALSKEVGRKETSVTIDIGV